The proteins below come from a single Methanobacterium formicicum genomic window:
- a CDS encoding FeoA family protein, with product MMSLAMASENDNLKIVQVWHGGKFEKKLREMGIYRDSQIKVVKNDIPGPLIVDVKGSRLILGRGQAQKIMVEGSEDG from the coding sequence ATGATGAGTTTAGCAATGGCCTCAGAAAACGACAACCTGAAGATCGTCCAGGTATGGCACGGGGGTAAATTTGAAAAAAAACTCCGCGAAATGGGAATATACAGGGATTCCCAGATCAAAGTGGTGAAAAATGATATCCCTGGGCCATTGATCGTGGATGTTAAAGGATCTCGGCTTATCCTGGGACGAGGACAGGCACAGAAGATAATGGTCGAAGGTAGTGAAGATGGATAA
- a CDS encoding permease — protein MSFLVNFLQFFYLILVENSFFILLGFLLAGFIHILLPSHLLGRLVGTSTVGGILKGIVIGLPLPICACGIVPAAIALKDKGIRDSVAASFLVSTSGFSVSSVVPSYSFLGLPLTLMRPVVATISGLTAGILVHLFGESNETNNVKEAVTADSNHHCMVSGLDGGHCGDCNSSLLDLDGEGAEHATGSEEGFSLQVARADEIYNQLKEVFRYSFKDSFREVSTSLLIGLLVAALMGTLVNMGMPWDFLRTFAADPVLSLFILLLVAIPIYVCPTASIPLAMAFIFMGFTPGSILVFIYAGPATNIAALSMILAKFKKRFLTIYLFSIVAVSLIMGYMVNLFSDFFLHAVTITNLGVYTGFIPFSVKLLSAALLIVLLVYGIYRSRINLL, from the coding sequence ATGAGTTTCCTTGTCAATTTTCTGCAATTTTTTTACCTGATACTTGTTGAGAATTCATTCTTTATTTTACTGGGTTTTTTACTGGCTGGATTTATTCATATTCTCCTCCCCTCCCATTTACTGGGGAGACTGGTGGGCACATCAACTGTAGGGGGAATATTAAAGGGTATTGTAATTGGTTTACCCTTACCCATATGCGCCTGTGGAATAGTACCCGCAGCCATAGCCCTGAAAGATAAGGGAATCAGAGATTCAGTGGCAGCATCATTCCTGGTTTCAACATCTGGTTTCAGTGTAAGCTCCGTTGTACCATCATACTCCTTTTTAGGCCTTCCTTTAACTTTAATGCGTCCAGTGGTGGCCACAATCTCCGGATTAACCGCGGGCATTCTGGTGCACCTCTTTGGGGAGAGTAATGAAACAAATAATGTGAAGGAGGCAGTTACAGCAGACTCCAATCACCATTGCATGGTTAGTGGTCTGGATGGGGGTCACTGTGGAGACTGTAACTCCTCATTATTAGATCTTGATGGTGAGGGTGCAGAACACGCTACTGGCTCTGAAGAGGGTTTTTCTCTTCAGGTTGCCCGGGCTGATGAGATCTACAACCAGCTCAAAGAAGTATTCCGGTATTCCTTTAAGGACAGTTTCAGAGAAGTTTCCACTTCCCTTTTAATTGGATTGCTCGTTGCGGCATTGATGGGTACCCTGGTAAACATGGGAATGCCCTGGGACTTTTTAAGAACATTCGCCGCTGATCCAGTTTTATCACTTTTCATTCTGCTTTTGGTAGCTATTCCCATCTATGTCTGCCCCACGGCGTCTATTCCTCTGGCCATGGCATTTATATTCATGGGATTTACCCCTGGAAGCATCCTGGTTTTCATATATGCGGGTCCAGCCACCAACATAGCTGCCCTGTCCATGATACTGGCTAAATTCAAGAAAAGATTCTTAACCATCTACCTGTTCTCTATTGTGGCCGTGTCCCTTATCATGGGATATATGGTTAATTTATTCAGTGATTTCTTTTTACACGCAGTTACCATCACCAATTTAGGCGTGTACACGGGATTCATTCCATTTTCAGTCAAACTCCTATCCGCAGCCCTACTAATTGTGCTGCTGGTTTATGGGATATACCGAAGCCGAATCAATCTTTTATAG
- the feoB gene encoding ferrous iron transport protein B, with product MDKIRIALAGNPNVGKSTLFNRWTGMRQHVGNWPGKTVEKKEGTFKYKGQEIEVVDLPGNYSLTAYSVEEVVSRDYIVDEKPDVIVNVIDAANIERNLYLTVQMMELGANLVLALNMNKFAREKGLKINKKQLSQLLGVPVIEIEAVDDTGSEELLKNIVKSSQAPNIVLDRLEYGNEVSEHIQEIQEILDEDVPGLDAPSSWIALKLLEDDPEITKKIEESGNGQRVLKNVKKMQRHFNDVFGDDADAAITDARYGFIAGLVSESVKKPKIDKVTRSDMIDRIVTHKYLGIPIFLLIMWLTFQITFTLGDPLGGYIEEAFGWLGSTVAANMGEGFLTSFIVDGIIGGVGGVLVFVPLIFILFLVLSVLEDSGYLARAAFVMDRFMHKLVGLHGKSFIPMILGFGCAVPGIMATRTLENERDRLLTMLIVPFMSCSARLPVYALIVAAFFSAYQGWVIFSLYLLGIVVAIVVAAIFKKTIFKGMSAPFVMELPPYRIPTVKGALIHMWERGVLFLKKAGTVILALSVVIWALSSLPVGVEYASQDSITGQIGTTLAPVFAPLGFGEWQATVAIIYGFMAKEVVVSTFGIIYGIGEDSGGEATAEEAAPDEQVSSETSEGSSIEAAPAEEEAAPEEDPGFIAVMQELFTPLSAYAYMVFVLLYIPCLATLATIRRETNSWKWPGFAAVYTFGVAYVVSLVVYQGGLLLGFA from the coding sequence ATGGATAAAATAAGAATAGCTCTGGCCGGAAACCCCAACGTGGGAAAAAGTACCCTGTTCAACCGCTGGACCGGGATGAGGCAACATGTGGGTAACTGGCCGGGTAAGACTGTGGAAAAAAAGGAGGGAACCTTCAAATATAAGGGCCAGGAAATAGAAGTGGTCGACCTTCCGGGAAATTACAGTTTAACCGCCTACTCTGTGGAAGAAGTGGTTTCCCGGGATTACATTGTGGATGAAAAACCCGATGTAATCGTCAATGTTATAGACGCGGCCAACATAGAAAGGAATCTTTACTTGACGGTTCAAATGATGGAGTTGGGTGCTAACTTGGTTCTGGCACTTAACATGAATAAATTTGCCCGGGAAAAGGGACTTAAAATCAACAAAAAACAGTTATCACAACTTTTAGGAGTGCCGGTAATTGAAATTGAAGCAGTGGATGATACTGGCAGCGAAGAACTTCTCAAGAATATAGTAAAATCATCCCAGGCACCTAATATTGTCCTGGACAGGTTGGAGTACGGGAATGAAGTATCTGAACATATCCAGGAAATTCAGGAAATCCTTGATGAGGATGTACCTGGTTTGGATGCTCCTTCCAGCTGGATAGCCCTTAAACTACTGGAAGATGACCCAGAGATTACCAAAAAAATAGAAGAGTCGGGAAATGGTCAAAGGGTACTTAAAAACGTTAAAAAGATGCAGAGACATTTCAACGATGTTTTCGGTGATGATGCTGATGCAGCTATTACCGATGCCCGGTATGGTTTCATTGCTGGGCTGGTCTCTGAATCAGTTAAAAAACCTAAAATTGATAAAGTCACACGTTCTGATATGATCGACCGAATTGTGACTCATAAATATCTGGGAATACCAATATTCCTCCTCATAATGTGGCTCACCTTCCAGATAACCTTCACCTTGGGTGACCCCCTGGGAGGTTACATTGAAGAAGCCTTTGGCTGGTTAGGATCAACAGTGGCCGCCAACATGGGTGAAGGATTTTTAACTTCCTTTATTGTTGATGGAATAATCGGCGGTGTGGGCGGTGTACTGGTATTTGTACCCCTGATCTTCATACTGTTTTTAGTACTCAGTGTCCTGGAAGACAGTGGATACCTGGCTAGAGCAGCCTTTGTAATGGACCGTTTCATGCACAAGCTGGTTGGCCTCCACGGGAAGTCATTCATACCCATGATACTCGGATTTGGATGTGCAGTGCCCGGGATAATGGCCACCAGAACCCTGGAAAATGAGAGGGATCGGCTACTGACCATGTTGATCGTTCCCTTCATGTCCTGCAGTGCCCGGTTACCAGTTTATGCCTTGATCGTTGCCGCATTCTTCTCAGCATACCAGGGATGGGTCATATTCTCCTTATATCTCCTGGGAATAGTGGTGGCCATTGTAGTGGCAGCAATATTCAAGAAAACCATATTCAAGGGAATGTCTGCCCCGTTTGTCATGGAACTGCCTCCCTACCGTATACCCACAGTTAAGGGTGCCCTCATCCACATGTGGGAGAGAGGAGTACTCTTCCTGAAGAAGGCTGGTACTGTGATCTTAGCTTTATCTGTGGTGATCTGGGCCCTGAGTAGTCTCCCTGTGGGAGTGGAATACGCATCCCAGGATAGTATCACTGGACAGATAGGAACCACCCTGGCTCCGGTATTTGCACCTCTTGGGTTTGGTGAATGGCAGGCCACAGTAGCCATAATCTACGGATTCATGGCCAAGGAGGTGGTGGTAAGTACATTTGGTATCATCTATGGAATAGGGGAAGATAGTGGTGGTGAGGCAACTGCCGAAGAAGCAGCACCTGATGAACAAGTATCCAGTGAAACCTCTGAAGGATCATCCATTGAGGCAGCTCCTGCTGAGGAAGAAGCAGCACCGGAAGAAGATCCGGGATTCATTGCTGTGATGCAGGAATTGTTCACACCCCTGTCGGCCTATGCCTACATGGTATTCGTACTGCTGTACATACCCTGTCTGGCTACCCTGGCTACCATAAGACGTGAAACCAACTCCTGGAAATGGCCCGGATTTGCCGCAGTGTACACCTTTGGGGTGGCCTACGTGGTTTCACTGGTGGTTTACCAGGGAGGATTACTCCTGGGATTTGCATAG
- a CDS encoding FeoA family protein: MIKTLDNLKQGENGVISAFKGKGEVRKHLMEMGLVRGSDIKVERVAPLGDPIEVKIKGYSLSLRKEDAKKIEIEIA; the protein is encoded by the coding sequence ATGATCAAAACGTTAGACAATCTTAAACAAGGTGAAAATGGGGTAATAAGTGCATTTAAAGGTAAAGGTGAAGTTAGAAAGCATTTAATGGAAATGGGTCTGGTTCGAGGGTCAGATATTAAAGTAGAGAGAGTAGCACCCCTGGGAGATCCAATTGAAGTTAAAATCAAAGGTTATTCCCTTTCCCTCAGAAAGGAAGATGCCAAAAAAATTGAGATCGAGATAGCATGA